TTCCTTATTTCTTATTATTGTTTCCAGCTTTCCCGTAATGGCTTTAGTATTTGTTTATGGGGGAATACGCTGGAAAGATATTGGTATGCTGATGATGTGCTACCTGGTTTCTGCCTTATTTGCCGGCAGCATTGGAATCTGCTGTTCTGCCGGCTTTAAAAAGTCTACAGTGTCTACAGTAGCTGCTTATGGAATTATGGCGGTGGTTGTGGCAGGCACTTATGCGGCAAATGAATTTGCAGCTTCTTTAAGCAGAATGGAGGCCGCCACATATACAGGCATTCAAGCTGCTCAGGCTGAGATAGGCAGCGGCGGTTTTATTTATCTTTTGCTGGCAAACCCAGCCGTAACATTTTTTATAACAATTAGTAAGCAGCTAAGTCCTGCGGAGCATCCCATTGAAAATTGGTTCGGAGGACATCAGGCTTCAATCATTACAGACTACTGGATCTGGATTAGCATGGCAGTCCAGCTGGCGGCAGCTGTTATATTAATTTTGCTTGCAATTAGAATGGTGAATCCTAAAAGATGGAGGAAATGATATGTTAAAAATCGGATGCCACCTGTCATCTTCCAAAGGCTACAGAGCCATGGGAAAGATGGCGGTGGAAATCAATGCAAATACATTCCAGTTCTTTACCAGAAATCCCAGAGGGGCCAAGGCAAAAGCTATTAATTCTGAGGATGTAAAAGGATTTTTGGAGCAAAAAGAGGAGACGGGCATAGGAGTGATTGTGGCTCATGCTCCTTACACGCTAAACGCCTGCGCGGCAGATGAAGGCCTGCGGAACTTTGCCAGAGAAACTATGGAGGACGATTTGGCAAGAATGGAATATACTCCAGGGAATTTTTATAATTTTCATCCTGGAAGTCACGTGAAGCAGGGCGCGGAAACAGGTATTATGTATATAGCAGAAATGTTAAATAAAATCTTAAAGCCGAATCAGACTACTACTGTGCTGCTGGAAACCATGTCGGGAAAGGGCAGCGAGGTAGGGCGAAGCTTTGAAGAGCTTAGAGAGATTCTGGACCGTGTGGAATTATCTGATAAAATGGGGGTATGTCTGGACACCTGCCATGTGTGGGACGGAGGCTATGACATTGTAAACCATCTGGATGAAGTGCTGACAGAATTTGACCAGGTAATCGGGCTGAAACGGCTGAAGGCAATTCATTTAAATGACAGCCAGAATCCGCTAGGAGCTCATAAGGACAGACATGCCAGAATCGGAGAAGGGCATATTGGGGCTGAAGCCTTAGTGCGGGTGGTAAATCACCCTGCCCTTAGATCCCTTCCCTTTGAATTGGAAACCCCTAACCAGCTGCCGGGGTATGCAAAAGAAATTGCTTTTTTCAGGGAAAATTATGAAAAATAAAAAATAGTTGAGCGCCAAAGCGCGAAACTATTTGCTACCCAAACGAAGCAATAGCGGAGTTCGGGTTTCCCGCAGTTTTTTATGGAACGAGGGACGAGTGAAATAAAAAAATAAAATTCCGGCAGGGCGCAAAATGCGCCCTAAGCCGGAAAATCTGAATTGATGTAATTTATCCTAAAATTTAAAATATTGCAGCTATAAGAATACATAGCAATGTGCCCAGGAGAGTGGGAAGCAGGATGGCGGCAGCCGTCCATTTAAGGCTTCCTGTCTCCTTTTTTATTGTCAGGCATGTAGTGGAGCAGGGCCAGTGAAACAGGCAGAAAATCATCATGCATAAGGCTGTTACCCAGGTCCAGCCCTGACTGGCAAGCAGCAGTCCCAAGTCAGCAGTGCTGGTCATTTCCGTCAACATACCGGTTTGAAGGTAAGCCATTAAAATAATAGGAATCACAATCTCATTTGCCGGAAATCCCAGAATAAAAGCGGCAAGTATGGTTCCATCCATACCCATAAGATTTCCTAAGGGGTCCAGGAAGCCGGTAAATAAGGTTAAAAGGGAAGGGGCGTCTGTCTGAGCCGCTGAGGCAAACCAGCCGGCGCCAGGCCCGGTATAAGCAATATTTGCTAAAATCCAAATAATCAGTCCTGCAGGAGCGGCTACAGCCACAGCCCTTCCAAGTACAAAGAGGGTCCTGTCAAAAATAGACCGGATAATCACCTTCTTGATTTCAGGATGTCTGTAGGGGGGAAGCTCTAAAGTAAAGGAGGAAGGGATTCCCTTTAAAAGGGTGTGGGACAAAATCCAGGAAGCTCCTAAAGTAGCCGCCACACCTAACAGAATAGTTAAGGTCAGCATAATAGCCGATAAAAATGATCCGGCTGCAGGGTTGGATATTTGGGCCACAAAAAATATTGTAATTAAGGTTACAAGGGTAGGAAGGCGGCCGTTG
The window above is part of the Lachnoclostridium edouardi genome. Proteins encoded here:
- a CDS encoding ABC transporter permease, which gives rise to MNPIYKRETKAAVRTIRLPLIIVIFNGLLALVALLSMYSNVEQVKVTADIQYTAFLDLYGFVASLEFVLLILIMPALTSSTISSERERKTLDIMLTTGLTPEKIVQGKLAAACTSLFLIIVSSFPVMALVFVYGGIRWKDIGMLMMCYLVSALFAGSIGICCSAGFKKSTVSTVAAYGIMAVVVAGTYAANEFAASLSRMEAATYTGIQAAQAEIGSGGFIYLLLANPAVTFFITISKQLSPAEHPIENWFGGHQASIITDYWIWISMAVQLAAAVILILLAIRMVNPKRWRK
- a CDS encoding deoxyribonuclease IV; protein product: MLKIGCHLSSSKGYRAMGKMAVEINANTFQFFTRNPRGAKAKAINSEDVKGFLEQKEETGIGVIVAHAPYTLNACAADEGLRNFARETMEDDLARMEYTPGNFYNFHPGSHVKQGAETGIMYIAEMLNKILKPNQTTTVLLETMSGKGSEVGRSFEELREILDRVELSDKMGVCLDTCHVWDGGYDIVNHLDEVLTEFDQVIGLKRLKAIHLNDSQNPLGAHKDRHARIGEGHIGAEALVRVVNHPALRSLPFELETPNQLPGYAKEIAFFRENYEK